A part of Streptomyces sp. NBC_01451 genomic DNA contains:
- a CDS encoding small secreted protein, with the protein MEGTNPVNKKLAVALSGGAVLVLALSGCSSDDGNEKLDAWAKQVCDAVKPQAQKIEAANAAIQKETSDNSTPAAVQKTDAQAFQDMADAYKAIGAAVNTAGAPNVDDGETKKANAVKELNDISASYAGLKKQVDGLDIKNQAKFADGLKGVATQLDKLSQSGNDALKALEEGDVGKSMAEQESCKSTPVSPAASSTAG; encoded by the coding sequence ATGGAAGGGACCAATCCGGTGAACAAGAAGCTCGCGGTCGCACTGTCCGGCGGTGCGGTACTGGTACTGGCGCTGTCGGGATGCAGCAGCGACGACGGCAACGAGAAGCTGGATGCCTGGGCCAAGCAGGTGTGCGACGCGGTGAAACCGCAGGCGCAGAAGATCGAGGCAGCCAATGCCGCGATCCAGAAGGAGACCTCCGACAACAGCACCCCGGCGGCCGTCCAGAAGACCGACGCGCAGGCCTTCCAGGACATGGCGGACGCCTACAAGGCGATCGGCGCGGCCGTGAACACCGCGGGTGCGCCGAACGTCGACGACGGCGAGACGAAGAAGGCGAACGCCGTCAAGGAACTCAACGACATCTCGGCCTCCTACGCGGGCCTGAAGAAGCAGGTGGACGGACTCGACATCAAGAACCAGGCGAAGTTCGCCGACGGTCTCAAGGGTGTCGCCACCCAGCTGGACAAGCTGAGCCAGAGCGGGAACGACGCCCTGAAGGCCCTGGAGGAGGGCGACGTCGGCAAGTCGATGGCCGAGCAGGAGAGCTGCAAGTCGACCCCGGTGTCCCCGGCGGCCTCCTCGACGGCCGGCTGA